The DNA region CTTGCGATCCGCAATGGTTAAAGGGGAGTTATCCGCTTTTTTTTCTATTTCAAAGTCCGATGCCGGGTCATTATAGATGGAAAGAATGTCTGCACCGGCTTGCAGAGCAGCATCTATTGCGCTTAATATATATTTTTGTTCCATATATGGTATCTATACTTACACATAGTGCGCAAAATTAAAAACTTTTTCATCCTCAAAAGTTTCCGAGCTTCGTTTTATAACTTCTTTTAAACTACCTAATACATTTATAAGCACTTTTCACAATCAATAAATCGAAAAAGGAACTCCAAACGTTGAAGTTCCTTTTTCGATTCAAAATTAGCGCTACTTTTACCTGATCGCTACTTATGTTTATTTTTTATCTTCAACTGCTTCACCCGCCCATTCTAAGGCACCTTTCTCTTTAAGCTTTGCTGTGAAGTTTTTGGCTTTCTCCATGGCAACACTTTCATCTTCAGGAGAAGCATAAGCATGCTTATACCCCTTCACTTTATTCCATTCGCCACGAGTAAAGTCCGGGAAAGCAACGGCCGCACAATTGTTGTCCATAGACAATTCGCCTAACTCGGCCAGACAACACCATTCAGCCAAATCATAGACATCCATATCTAGAGGAAGTCCATTTTGCAGACAATACACCAAACGGCTATCCATGATGAAGTCCATACCGCCATGACCGCCAACTTCTTTTGCCATTTCACCATATTTCTTCAAGATAGGATGCTGATATTTCTGTACTAAAGCTTCCATATCTTTTTTAGGCATAAAACTATGGGAATTCAAGTTATCTACCTCAGGTGCAACTCCCGATGCATGCAGCTGTTTTGCATCCAATGCATAACCTGCTATCGGATATTTATTTGCAAATCCCTTGGTACCGGTCAACTGATACAGACGATTATAGGGTTGCGGAGTCATCACATTATGTTGAATCTCAATCACCTTTCCATTTTCCGTACGAATCAGCGTAGTTGTATGATCACCATTACGGAAGTTCTCACAAGGCTGCCCCGTTCTTTCTTCTACCAATGACTTACCTACTACCGATTTTGTATCCATAGCAACGAGTGTCTTCATACGGTCACCACGATGTATATCCAACGCTTGTGCTACAGGGCCAAGACCATGAGTGGCATATACATCTCCCCTATGCTTCATATTATACTCCAGACGCCAACCCAGTTTGTCATTTTCACCATTCTTCCAGTAATGATCCCAAAAAGGCTCCAGATTATGAATATAAGCTCCTTGGGCACGAACGACCTCACCAAACACACCCTGTTGCGCCATATTCAGAGTATTCATCTCAAACCAGTCATAACAGCAGTTCTCAAGGATCATACAATGTTTGCGAGTCTTCTCGCTCATATTTACCAATGCCCAACACTCTTTCAAGTCCATTGCAGAAGGAACTTCGATGGCAACATTTTTATTATTCTCCATCGCACACATAGCGACAGGAAAATGATGCAGCCAATCTGTGGCGATATACACCAGATCTATATCATCCCGTTTACACAGTTCTTCGTATCCTTTTTCACCAGAATATACAGCAGCTTTAGGCATAGAAGCTCTCTGTAAATACTTCTGGCATTTCTCTGCCCGTTCCTTTTCATAGTCACATAAAGCAACGATTTCTATACCCGGAATATACGTAAAACGTTCTACAGCTCCGGGACCACGCATTCCTAAACCTACAAATCCCACACGAACCACTTCCATTTTAGGTATCGTCAGCCCTATTACACTTGTTTGTCCGGCCGGACGCTCGGGAGTTTCTACAACAATCGTTCCCTTGTCCCAACTCCATTTTGTCCCTTTGTCTGAAACTTGTTGTTCAGACGATGTTTTAGCTGTGCACGCAACTAGCGCAATACATGCGCTCAGCAATAAAAATTTAAAATTCTTCATACATAAATTATTATTGTATTCCCTTAATAAGAGGAATATGTTATTCATAACATTACAAAATTAATAATTATAACGTAGTGACTTGTCTACATCACCCTTTGCCCTCACTGGTACAAATGTAAATCCCCATTCATAATTTTGATTAGCCGGTATCGTATAGCCAGGCTGCACTTTTGCTCCCCAACTGTCATAACCAGCCACTCCTTGTTGCCTCATATCCACACAAACCTCCACAAAACCCCGAGGAACAATATCATTAATATGAGTCATTTTCCGCATCAGATTTCTGGCTTCATCCACATTATGCTGATTAATTTCCTCTGGAGAACGATTCCTCCATTGATATGGATGCGATGATTCTTCCGAATCAAAATCCTCCACGGTATTTCTCAAAGCATTGAAGCCTATGGTCTGCTTAGCCTGAACCAAGAGGCCCCGACCATTTTTATCAGTCAAAGCCACCCAGCGTGTATCCGTACGATGACCGTTTTCTTGTGGACGAACATAATCTACATACATGAAATCAGCAGTAGTCTTGTAACGTCCTACCATACTTCCTGCATTACGATCAATGTAATTTTCCTCAGGACCACGCCCAAAGTATTCTACTACATTCATACTTTGCGGTATACGGAAACGCACACCAATACGAGGTACTTCAAGCTGATCTTTATTCTCCTTCTTTTTACCGGGAGTATAAGTGGCAAGATGAGTATCTTCCTGAACTTCAGTTCGTATAGCTTCCTTGTCAGTTGCAGTAAATTTGATATTGACATTTACTATTCCATCCGGATATATGCTATAATCCATCAAATATTGGTTGCCAGCCGGTAAATTATAGACTACACTCAAAACCGCATTTTTTCCTTCCATGCTTATGGAAGCATTACTGATGTTAAAATTATGACTTGAAGTTTTCCAAATCAATAAACGTTTCGGATTTGTATTCCCATAATCATTATCATTAGGTGCCCGCCAGAAGTTTGGTTGTATTCCAAATCCTTTATCAAAGTACTCTGTTCCATCCACCTTATATGAAGTAACCAGACCGGAAGCACGATTAAACTCAAAATAAACCTTAGACGAAGAAACAATCAGCTTATTTCCTTCTTCTTTAAAGCTCAACGTAGGTCCCGCTGCTTTATATACCGCTTTATCAACTGTCACCGGCAGTCTGAATTGTTCACATGCTATTTCGTGTCCAACCGGTATCAGAGGTTCCGGCTGAGTAGTGACTACACTGAAATGCACAAAATACTCTACTCCAGCTTTTCCCTGCACATTCTTCACCGGAATAGTAAATTCCTTTTCTGCCTGAGGAGCGACATCCAATAATAACTTCCCTTTTTTCAGAACCATGCCATTAGCACGTAATTCATATTGAATGGTATATTTTCTCAGATTAGTAAAATAAAATCGGTTGAACACCCGATACTTACCGGAAGTTGCGTCAACAACGCTAAACATCACATTTTGATGCACATATTTCACTTCCGCCATGGCAGGATGCGGTTTACGGTCAGGACCGACAAGTCCATTACAACAGAAATTACCATCACTCGGCATATTTACACCATAATCGCCCCCATACGCCCAATACTTACGTCCATCCTCATCTGTTCTCAATAATCCCTGATCTACCCAGTCCCATATATATCCGCCTTGCAGATTAGGATATTTATAAATCTCTTTCCATTGATCCCACAGATTACCATTGGAATTTCCCATTGCATGAGAATACTCCGACGGAACCACCGGCCGGTCGGAACCGGTTTCACCAATATACCTCAGCCATTCTGCGCTGGGATATTGGGGTACATACATATCCGTATTCCATTCCCACTGTGCACGTTCATAGTTCACAGGTCTGTCCATGAGTTCCTTATCCCGCTCTTTTATCCATAAATATGTCTGATAGAAATTGTAGCCATTACCAGCTTCATTGCCTAAAGACCAGAATGTAACAGAAGGATAGTTCTTGTTCCGTTCATACATATTTGCAGTACGATACATATGTGGCTTCAACCATTCCGGATTATTGCCCAATGATCCACCTTTGCGCAAATCGTAATACATCCCATGTGATTCAATATTGGCTTCATCGTATACATAGAACCCGTACTCATCACACAATTCATAAAACCGACGGTCTTGCGGATAATGACAAAGACGAACCGTGTTCAAATTATTACGTTTCATCAATTCAAAATCCTTGCGCATCAGTTCTTCCGTTACATAATGCCCCGTTTCTTCATTATGCTCATGAATATTGACACCTTTCAACTTCAAAGGCTGACCATTAATAAGTAATACAACATACGGTTTCCCATTTTTAGCTATTTGATCAATCGCCTTGATTTCAATACGCCGGAAACCGACATTGAAAGGAATAATCTCCGTCACTTCACTTCCTTCTTTCAACGTAATCAACAATTTATAGAGATTAGGAGCTTCAGAAGTCCAGGTTTTTACTCCGGGCAAACTTGCATTAAAAGCAACCGTTTGAGTTTCTGCGCTCTTTACCTCACAATCACTTACGCCACTAACTACAACCCTACCGGAAACTTTATCCATCAATTCATAAAGCACCTGCACCTTTTTACCGGCAAGAGCATGATTACGAACATCAACGGCCAACTTGAAAATGCCATCAGTATAGCTGTCATCCAATGTAGAGATCACCCTAAAGTCTTTTACAGCTACTTTGGGCTGAGAATAGAGAAACACATCACGCTCAATTCCACTCAGACGCCAAAAATCCTGGCACTCCAGATAGGAACCCGTACTCCAGCGAAAAATCTTCAAGACCAATGTATTCTTACCATTCCGGAGATATTTATTTATCAAAAACTCCGCAGGATTTTTAGAATCTTCATTATAGCCAACTTCATTTCCATTCAAATACACATAAACCCCGGATTTAGCGCCCGCAATATGCAAATAGATATCTCGTGACATCCAGTCTTCCGGCACAGTTATTTCCCGACGATAAATACCTACAGGTATATCTTCCGGCAATTGTGGCGGTTGCGGATTAAGCGCTTTGAATTCATATCCATGATTCGTATAAATAGGTGTACCGTATCCTTGCGCTTCCCAATTTCCCGGAACCTGGATATCACTCCAACCATTCATATCGGCTACAGCCTGAACAGCATCTCCCGGCAAACTACGATACGAGTCCGAGTAGTAGAACTTCCATGTTCCATTCAGCAATTTATAGTATTTGCTATTCTCATATTCCCCGCTAAGTGCAGACTGACGGCTATCATACGTCATAAAAGCTGTGCGCGGTTCTTCCCTGTTCACCGAAACAGTCTGTATGTCCTGCCAATACGGAAGTATATGTGTATCCTTATTATTGGCATTTACCACAGGATATGCACTTAATATGCACATTCCCAATACAGTTACTATATTTTTCCACATGCTATTAGATCTTGTTATACATTTCTTTTCCAAAATTACTTTTTTTTCCAATATGTAAGACTGATTATCATCTTTTTTACAAAAACAATTTATAAAACTCCATCACAACGTTCATTTCATTCTGTTTTTATACCTCATCAAGGCTTCCAGATAATAGTAATCTGCATATATCAGAGGAACATCAATCTCTTCACCATGCGGAATACTTCCCACGCTATGCATCAATATAAAGTTGCAATTGGTACCCGGTTCCGCCAGATAAGCAGGCGAGGTAAGAGATTTCAATATATGACCTGCTGCAGCACTATACTTCTCTCCATCTGCCACATAGTCTGCCAGTTCCAGGAAAGCCGATGCGGCAATAGCCGCCGCCGAAGCGTCACGCGGCATCACTTTAAATTTCTGGGAATCATAATTCCAGTCAGGCACATATCCTTCTTGCCCTGCATTAAAGTCCCAATAAGGAACTCCATCTTCCGGCAAGTTAGGATGATTCAACCAGAAATCCGCCGTATGAACCGCCATTTCCAAAAAGTCTTTTCTGTAAGTCTCACGATAAGCCATCGTGTAACCATAAATGGCCCAAGCCTGTCCGCGAGCCCATGCTGAATTATCCGAAAATCCTTGGCAAGTAGCCTGATTCAGTACTTCACCTGTCTCTTCGTCATAATTGACAACATGATAATTGCTATAATCCTCACGGAACTGGTTTTTAGCTGTAGTTTCAGCATGACGATTAGCTATTTGAGCATAAATGGAGTCACCCGTAACCTTAGTTGCGAAATACAATAACTCCAAGTTCATCATATTGTCAATAATGACCGGGTAGAACCATTCATCCCTGCCATTCCAGGACTTCCGGTAATTCCATGATTTGATACTACCGGTTTTCTCACTAAAACGAGTGCACAAAGAACGGGCAGCCTCAACCAACACGTCTTTATAGGCTTCATTTCCCGTCAAACGATACGCATTTCCAAAGCTACAATACATCAGAAAACCAATATCATGATGATTGGTTAATTTCTTCAAAGGTTCAAGTGCCTCTGTCCATCTTATTGCAGCCTCTTTCCAGTTGTCCTTATTTGTATATTCATATACATACCACAAACATCCGGGATAAAATCCTTCTGTCCAATCATTCTTATGAGTCACTCTAAGATTACCGTCTTTTCCTATCGTACGAGGATAATCGGTAGTCTGCGGCACAGCCTGCAACTGATTTGACAGTTGTTCTTCCGCCCGTTCAAACCCATGTTTTACAATTTCTGTACTCTCTGCTCCGCTACATGCAATCAACA from Bacteroides sp. MSB163 includes:
- a CDS encoding glycoside hydrolase family 2 TIM barrel-domain containing protein; the encoded protein is MCILSAYPVVNANNKDTHILPYWQDIQTVSVNREEPRTAFMTYDSRQSALSGEYENSKYYKLLNGTWKFYYSDSYRSLPGDAVQAVADMNGWSDIQVPGNWEAQGYGTPIYTNHGYEFKALNPQPPQLPEDIPVGIYRREITVPEDWMSRDIYLHIAGAKSGVYVYLNGNEVGYNEDSKNPAEFLINKYLRNGKNTLVLKIFRWSTGSYLECQDFWRLSGIERDVFLYSQPKVAVKDFRVISTLDDSYTDGIFKLAVDVRNHALAGKKVQVLYELMDKVSGRVVVSGVSDCEVKSAETQTVAFNASLPGVKTWTSEAPNLYKLLITLKEGSEVTEIIPFNVGFRRIEIKAIDQIAKNGKPYVVLLINGQPLKLKGVNIHEHNEETGHYVTEELMRKDFELMKRNNLNTVRLCHYPQDRRFYELCDEYGFYVYDEANIESHGMYYDLRKGGSLGNNPEWLKPHMYRTANMYERNKNYPSVTFWSLGNEAGNGYNFYQTYLWIKERDKELMDRPVNYERAQWEWNTDMYVPQYPSAEWLRYIGETGSDRPVVPSEYSHAMGNSNGNLWDQWKEIYKYPNLQGGYIWDWVDQGLLRTDEDGRKYWAYGGDYGVNMPSDGNFCCNGLVGPDRKPHPAMAEVKYVHQNVMFSVVDATSGKYRVFNRFYFTNLRKYTIQYELRANGMVLKKGKLLLDVAPQAEKEFTIPVKNVQGKAGVEYFVHFSVVTTQPEPLIPVGHEIACEQFRLPVTVDKAVYKAAGPTLSFKEEGNKLIVSSSKVYFEFNRASGLVTSYKVDGTEYFDKGFGIQPNFWRAPNDNDYGNTNPKRLLIWKTSSHNFNISNASISMEGKNAVLSVVYNLPAGNQYLMDYSIYPDGIVNVNIKFTATDKEAIRTEVQEDTHLATYTPGKKKENKDQLEVPRIGVRFRIPQSMNVVEYFGRGPEENYIDRNAGSMVGRYKTTADFMYVDYVRPQENGHRTDTRWVALTDKNGRGLLVQAKQTIGFNALRNTVEDFDSEESSHPYQWRNRSPEEINQHNVDEARNLMRKMTHINDIVPRGFVEVCVDMRQQGVAGYDSWGAKVQPGYTIPANQNYEWGFTFVPVRAKGDVDKSLRYNY
- a CDS encoding glycoside hydrolase family 88 protein encodes the protein MKAFYILCISVLVLIACSGAESTEIVKHGFERAEEQLSNQLQAVPQTTDYPRTIGKDGNLRVTHKNDWTEGFYPGCLWYVYEYTNKDNWKEAAIRWTEALEPLKKLTNHHDIGFLMYCSFGNAYRLTGNEAYKDVLVEAARSLCTRFSEKTGSIKSWNYRKSWNGRDEWFYPVIIDNMMNLELLYFATKVTGDSIYAQIANRHAETTAKNQFREDYSNYHVVNYDEETGEVLNQATCQGFSDNSAWARGQAWAIYGYTMAYRETYRKDFLEMAVHTADFWLNHPNLPEDGVPYWDFNAGQEGYVPDWNYDSQKFKVMPRDASAAAIAASAFLELADYVADGEKYSAAAGHILKSLTSPAYLAEPGTNCNFILMHSVGSIPHGEEIDVPLIYADYYYLEALMRYKNRMK
- a CDS encoding Gfo/Idh/MocA family protein → MKNFKFLLLSACIALVACTAKTSSEQQVSDKGTKWSWDKGTIVVETPERPAGQTSVIGLTIPKMEVVRVGFVGLGMRGPGAVERFTYIPGIEIVALCDYEKERAEKCQKYLQRASMPKAAVYSGEKGYEELCKRDDIDLVYIATDWLHHFPVAMCAMENNKNVAIEVPSAMDLKECWALVNMSEKTRKHCMILENCCYDWFEMNTLNMAQQGVFGEVVRAQGAYIHNLEPFWDHYWKNGENDKLGWRLEYNMKHRGDVYATHGLGPVAQALDIHRGDRMKTLVAMDTKSVVGKSLVEERTGQPCENFRNGDHTTTLIRTENGKVIEIQHNVMTPQPYNRLYQLTGTKGFANKYPIAGYALDAKQLHASGVAPEVDNLNSHSFMPKKDMEALVQKYQHPILKKYGEMAKEVGGHGGMDFIMDSRLVYCLQNGLPLDMDVYDLAEWCCLAELGELSMDNNCAAVAFPDFTRGEWNKVKGYKHAYASPEDESVAMEKAKNFTAKLKEKGALEWAGEAVEDKK